A part of Toxotes jaculatrix isolate fToxJac2 chromosome 24, fToxJac2.pri, whole genome shotgun sequence genomic DNA contains:
- the cdadc1 gene encoding cytidine and dCMP deaminase domain-containing protein 1 has product MEGSEIRNRADADQSRPGRGTRDSSTQTDSRVQGHDPRLSKVNLFTLLSLWMELFPQEQHEEDSHSQIREVGLVVVRDSKVVGLHCSGAELHAGQAAIIQHGARLVDCQLYFSRRPCATCLKMIINAGVSQISFWPGDPEVSMLRSTSTNRSNSHSHSPPHCITEEAALDAVAAEKLKSNSRPHICVLLQPLAPGLAQFVSETSRDCDFMEKVADDEPGLNTEELFSRERTRHLKDFSRQFLVGTSQQHREILTHMGLENFCVEPNFSYLRHNMRELVEVLAAVAAGVPLQHYGFYKEPCSSSSAMSSLPPHHEEVSQEVARHCIIQARLLAYRTEDPKVGVGVVIWARGLSAGCDGTGSLYLVGCGYNAYPAGSQYAEYPQMDNKQEDRQRRKYRYIVHAEQNALTFRTRDIKPGEHTMLFVTKCPCDECVPLIRGAGITHIYTSDQDRDKDKGDISYLRFSSVKDISKFIWQRNPSVCSASSPHISNGCVGKHSRQTEQESHRNKKLCTSRSHDSPSVS; this is encoded by the exons ATGGAAGGGAGCGAGATAAGGAACCGAGCCGATGCGGACCAGTCCAGGCCGGGTCGAGGCACCAGAGACAGCAGCACCCAGACTGACAGCAGAGTGCAAG GCCATGACCCCAGGTTATCAAAGGTAAATCTGTTTACCTTACTGAGTCTGTGGATGGAGCTGTTCCCTCAGGAACAACATGAAGAGGACAGCCACAGTCAG ATCCGTGAGGTGGGCCTGGTCGTGGTGCGGGACAGTAAGGTGGTGGGACTCCACTGTTCAGGAGCAGAGCTCCACGCAGGACAAGCAGCCATTATCCAACATGGCGCCCGCCTAGTCGATTGTCAGCTGTACTTCTCCAGGAGACCCTGTGCTACCTGCCTCAAGATGATCATCAACG CTGGAGTCAGTCAGATCTCCTTCTGGCCCGGAGACCCAGAGGTCAGCATGCTGAGGTCCACCTCCACAAACCGTTCAAACTCCCACTCCCACAGTCCACCCCACTGCATCACAGAGGAGGCCGCACTGGACGCTGTGGCTGCAGAGAAGCTGAAGTCCAACAGCCGTCCTCAtatctgtgtgctgctgcagccgctGGCACCTGGCCTGGCACAGTTTGTGTCTGAGACGTCCAGAGACTGTGATTTCATGGAGAAAGTGGCCGATGATGAACCAGGACTCAACACAGAGGAACTCTTCAGCAG AGAACGAACGAGACACCTGAAGGATTTCTCCAGACAGTTCCTGGTCGGGACGTCTCAGCAGCACCGGGAGATATTGACACACATGGGTCTGGAGAACTTCTGTGTGGAGCCAAACTTCTCGTACCTGCGACACAACATGAGGGAGCTGGTGGAGGTTCTAGCTGCAGTGGCTGCTGGTGTGCCACTGCAACACTACGGATTCTACAA GGAACCGTGTTCATCTTCATCAGCCATGTCCTCGCTGCCTCCTCATCATGAGGAAGTCTCCCAGGAGGTGGCTCGCCATTGCATTATCCAAGCCAGACTGCTGGCTTATAGAACAG AGGACCCCAAAGTGGGCGTGGGTGTGGTGATCTGGGCCAGAGGACTCTCG GCTGGCTGCGATGGAACGGGGAGTCTGTACCTGGTGGGCTGCGGGTACAACGCTTACCCAGCAGGCTCACAGTACGCTGAGTACCCGCAGATGGACAACAAACAAGAGGACCGGCAGAGACGCAAATACAGATACATTGTCCACGCAGAGCAGAACGCCCTCACCTTCAG GACTCGAGACATCAAACCGGGGGAGCACACCATGCTGTTTGTAACTAAATGTCCGTGTGACGAGTGTGTCCCTCTGATCAGGGGAGCCGGCATCACACACATCTACACCAGTGACCAGGACAGGGACAAAGATAAGGGCGACATTTCCTACCTGAGGTTCAGCAGCGTGAAGGACATCAGCAAGTTCATA TGGCAGAGAAACCCTTCAGTTTGCTCCGCGTCCTCTCCTCACATTTCCA ACGGTTGTGTTGGGAAGCACAGCAGGCAAACTGAGCAGGAGAGCCACCGCAACAAGAAGCTGTGCACCAGCAGATCCCACGACTCGCCTTCTGTCAGCTGA